One stretch of Streptococcus australis DNA includes these proteins:
- a CDS encoding uroporphyrinogen decarboxylase family protein — MTSKRELVFRAIRGEEVERVPVGFWFHFVTLEEKGQGLNNPRIFQKSVEGHRKYVERIHPDFVKIMSDGFFIYPSNVYSPLVSSVQELASIESIGENHPWIQQQVEVVQAIRVTFTEEIASFYNIFSPISYLKRWFRTETSRGDKEVADLFLENPELFREILGVIAEDIAILTKAIIQDGGADGIYLSTQEIQDERITAELYQTYIEPSNIKVLEAANQVGGVNILHICGFQGASNDVTIFKDYPAQVFNWATHHEAVSLPQGQELFHGKAVLGGFENGKQSLLYGGSKAELQEETKRLLAEAGTRGVLLGADCTVPDDFELERLDWIRQAAVL; from the coding sequence ATGACAAGTAAAAGAGAACTAGTTTTTAGAGCCATCCGAGGAGAAGAGGTGGAACGGGTTCCTGTTGGCTTTTGGTTTCATTTTGTAACACTGGAGGAAAAAGGACAAGGTCTAAATAATCCACGTATCTTTCAAAAAAGTGTAGAGGGACATCGGAAATACGTTGAAAGAATTCATCCTGATTTTGTCAAAATAATGAGTGACGGCTTTTTCATTTATCCAAGTAATGTCTATAGTCCGTTGGTCTCAAGTGTTCAGGAGTTGGCTTCTATTGAGTCAATTGGTGAAAACCATCCTTGGATTCAGCAACAAGTAGAAGTGGTACAAGCCATTCGAGTAACCTTCACTGAGGAGATTGCTTCATTCTACAATATCTTTTCTCCGATTTCCTACCTGAAACGGTGGTTTCGTACAGAAACTTCTAGAGGTGATAAGGAGGTTGCAGATCTTTTTCTTGAAAATCCAGAGCTATTCAGGGAGATTTTAGGTGTGATAGCTGAGGATATCGCTATCCTAACCAAGGCAATCATTCAGGATGGTGGAGCAGATGGGATTTACCTCAGTACACAAGAAATTCAGGATGAGCGCATCACAGCAGAATTGTATCAGACCTATATTGAGCCAAGCAACATAAAAGTTTTAGAAGCTGCTAATCAGGTAGGCGGGGTAAATATCCTGCATATCTGCGGTTTCCAAGGTGCCAGTAACGATGTGACTATTTTCAAAGATTATCCAGCCCAGGTTTTCAACTGGGCAACCCACCATGAAGCAGTCAGTTTGCCTCAAGGTCAGGAGCTATTCCATGGCAAAGCGGTCTTGGGTGGTTTTGAAAATGGGAAGCAGAGCCTGCTTTATGGAGGTAGCAAGGCTGAACTACAAGAGGAAACCAAACGATTGTTAGCTGAGGCTGGGACTAGAGGAGTCCTTCTTGGAGCGGATTGCACAGTTCCAGATGACTTTGAATTAGAAAGATTGGACTGGATTCGTCAAGCTGCTGTTTTATAA
- a CDS encoding 5'-nucleotidase, lipoprotein e(P4) family encodes MKISKVTITITSTLASVILLTGCGTNSANSQTTQSSTSDSQVTMTYDQLRSRENTMSTLWYQKAAETKALYLQGYNVATDRLKELLKTQTDKPYSIVLDLDETVLDNSPYQAQNVKDGTAFTPENWDVWVKKASAKAVPGAKDFLQFADKNGVQIYYVSDRTIDQVDDTIKNLENEGIPVQSRDHLMFLEKGVKSKEGRRQAVQEKTNLVMLLGDNLVDFAEFSKTSETERDQKLEELQKEFGEKFIIFPNPMYGSWESTVYNGNKLDAKGQTEERQKNLQGFDK; translated from the coding sequence ATGAAAATATCCAAAGTCACTATTACAATTACTTCTACACTTGCTTCCGTCATTTTACTGACTGGTTGTGGCACAAATTCGGCAAATTCACAGACAACACAAAGTAGTACATCTGATAGTCAGGTTACAATGACCTACGATCAGTTGCGTTCAAGAGAGAACACTATGTCAACTCTTTGGTATCAAAAAGCAGCTGAAACCAAGGCACTCTATCTACAAGGCTATAATGTCGCTACTGATCGTTTGAAAGAACTACTAAAAACACAGACAGATAAACCCTACTCTATCGTTTTGGACTTGGACGAAACAGTATTAGACAACAGTCCTTATCAAGCTCAAAATGTCAAAGACGGAACAGCATTTACCCCAGAAAACTGGGATGTCTGGGTAAAAAAAGCCTCAGCCAAGGCTGTACCAGGTGCTAAAGACTTCCTCCAATTTGCAGACAAAAACGGTGTCCAAATTTACTATGTATCTGACCGCACGATAGATCAGGTAGATGATACGATCAAAAACCTAGAAAACGAAGGAATTCCTGTACAAAGCCGCGATCATCTCATGTTCTTAGAAAAAGGCGTCAAATCTAAAGAAGGTCGTAGACAAGCAGTCCAAGAAAAAACCAACTTAGTCATGCTACTAGGAGACAATCTTGTGGACTTTGCAGAGTTTTCAAAGACCTCTGAAACTGAGCGCGACCAAAAATTAGAGGAACTACAAAAAGAGTTTGGTGAGAAATTCATCATTTTCCCTAACCCAATGTATGGATCATGGGAAAGCACTGTTTACAATGGTAATAAATTGGATGCCAAGGGTCAAACTGAAGAGCGCCAAAAAAACTTACAAGGTTTTGATAAATAA
- a CDS encoding N-6 DNA methylase has translation MKRIEIIQTIGKEYLTSNIENDEFSYQKALKEVGKNIADFQKEHYKRKYKDLDIRFENGGLTVLVETKASYNEKDFEQLEAYVSYEKQLTNNRIVAILANTKNDDFLIWTDDSGIISSNNANKNEYTIQNLEYYFDLFFGTKNNRLKLVQNTYSLNELLHKYGINEKIRSQFVGTCLLSLKYSLTFEGLETKQIISGIEIILTNLLEKDLNKATKLTILKNNVLDSQDVRELPKEDFSIILRKIKKDILPYINDKNTAGQDLLNLFFTTFNKYVGKADKNQAFTPDHIVHFMCKVAGINRNSVVLDPCCGSGAFLVRALTEALDDCDTEEERKNVKKHQIYGIEFEDTAFGLSTTNMLIHGDGNSNIVKGSCFNEDNYVDKGVNVVLMNPPYNAQRKHCKKEYVAEWSSKTNTDPSKGFHFVYEIAEKVKTGKLVVLLPMQCAIGSSKEKEIKRYKKEMMKKHTLEAVFSLPPDVFHPGANASACCMVFNLGVRHSKANIKETFFGYYKDDGFMKKKNLGRVEKTDPSGKGVWKEIEKEWLELFWNRTSKIGKSIVKQVNETDEWLAEAYMETDYSDTHSLEFQKSINEYRAYSLRHQDQALKTNGTELDTSDWKYFKLAGKGGIFELESCKCKNATELLEEGSDIEYIGAKKSDGGFMEWVKNVPELTTRGNCIVFICDGQGSVGYTNYIDHDFIGSTTLSVGRNTNLNRYNAMFIVTILDKERYRYSFGRKYKTNLTKTMIRLPAKKNPNGKYEPDWDFMEKYIKTLPHGKNL, from the coding sequence GTGAAACGTATTGAAATAATACAAACTATTGGAAAAGAATACCTTACATCAAACATTGAAAATGATGAGTTTAGTTACCAGAAAGCTCTAAAAGAAGTCGGAAAAAATATAGCGGATTTTCAAAAAGAGCACTACAAACGAAAATACAAAGACTTAGATATTCGCTTTGAAAATGGTGGTCTGACAGTATTAGTAGAAACAAAAGCATCTTATAATGAAAAAGATTTCGAGCAGTTAGAAGCCTATGTAAGTTATGAAAAACAACTTACAAATAATAGAATAGTTGCTATACTTGCGAATACTAAAAACGATGATTTTCTAATCTGGACAGATGATAGTGGAATCATCAGTTCAAACAATGCCAATAAAAATGAGTATACCATACAGAATTTAGAGTATTATTTCGACTTGTTTTTCGGAACAAAAAATAATCGCCTGAAATTAGTTCAAAACACTTACTCATTAAATGAACTGCTACATAAATATGGAATAAACGAAAAAATTCGTAGTCAATTTGTAGGTACTTGTCTCTTATCTTTAAAATATAGTCTTACTTTTGAAGGGTTGGAAACAAAACAGATAATTTCAGGAATTGAAATTATCTTAACCAACTTGTTAGAAAAGGACTTAAACAAAGCCACAAAATTAACTATCTTAAAAAATAATGTACTTGATTCACAAGATGTAAGGGAGCTTCCCAAAGAAGATTTTTCCATAATTTTGAGAAAAATCAAGAAGGATATATTACCATATATTAACGACAAAAATACAGCAGGACAAGATTTGCTAAACCTTTTCTTTACTACCTTCAATAAGTATGTTGGTAAAGCAGATAAAAATCAGGCTTTTACTCCTGACCATATAGTACATTTCATGTGTAAGGTCGCAGGAATAAATAGAAATTCTGTGGTTTTAGACCCTTGTTGTGGTAGCGGAGCATTTCTAGTAAGAGCATTAACTGAAGCACTCGATGATTGTGATACAGAAGAAGAACGAAAGAATGTCAAGAAGCACCAGATATATGGTATAGAATTTGAAGATACTGCTTTCGGTTTATCAACAACCAATATGCTAATTCATGGCGATGGAAATTCAAATATTGTCAAAGGTAGTTGTTTTAATGAGGATAATTATGTTGATAAAGGTGTAAATGTTGTGTTAATGAATCCTCCTTATAATGCTCAAAGAAAACATTGTAAAAAAGAGTATGTTGCTGAATGGTCTTCCAAAACAAACACCGACCCTTCTAAGGGGTTTCACTTTGTTTACGAAATAGCTGAAAAAGTCAAAACTGGAAAACTTGTTGTATTATTACCTATGCAATGTGCTATTGGTAGCTCGAAAGAGAAGGAAATCAAACGCTATAAAAAAGAAATGATGAAAAAGCACACGCTTGAAGCAGTATTTTCACTACCTCCTGATGTATTTCATCCAGGGGCTAACGCTTCAGCTTGTTGTATGGTATTTAATCTAGGTGTACGACATTCAAAAGCTAATATCAAAGAAACATTTTTTGGTTACTACAAAGATGATGGATTCATGAAAAAGAAAAACTTAGGACGAGTTGAAAAAACTGACCCATCTGGTAAAGGTGTATGGAAAGAAATAGAAAAAGAATGGTTAGAATTATTTTGGAATAGAACCAGTAAAATTGGAAAATCTATCGTAAAACAAGTTAATGAAACTGATGAATGGCTGGCAGAAGCATATATGGAAACTGATTATTCTGATACTCATAGTTTAGAATTCCAGAAGTCTATAAATGAATATCGAGCATACTCATTACGACACCAAGACCAAGCATTGAAAACAAATGGTACTGAATTAGACACTTCCGATTGGAAGTATTTTAAGTTGGCAGGAAAAGGGGGGATATTTGAATTAGAAAGTTGTAAGTGTAAAAATGCCACAGAATTACTTGAAGAAGGCTCAGATATAGAATATATAGGGGCAAAAAAATCAGACGGTGGATTTATGGAATGGGTTAAAAACGTTCCAGAACTAACAACCAGAGGAAATTGTATTGTTTTCATTTGTGATGGGCAAGGTTCAGTTGGTTATACTAATTATATAGACCATGATTTCATCGGCTCTACTACACTCTCTGTTGGAAGAAACACTAATCTAAACAGATATAACGCTATGTTTATTGTAACTATTTTAGATAAAGAAAGATACAGATATTCATTCGGAAGAAAGTACAAGACAAACTTAACTAAAACAATGATTAGATTACCAGCTAAAAAAAATCCCAATGGGAAATATGAACCCGATTGGGACTTTATGGAAAAATATATCAAAACACTACCTCATGGCAAAAATCTATAA
- a CDS encoding DEAD/DEAH box helicase family protein — translation MKFISIQTLTNDLFTQAENIMSLKDYQKTNMVILADEAHHYSASTKKKNKTELEKISWEKSLFSLLHAHADNLLLEFTATLDFDDETIYQKYRDKIIYRYTLDSYIKERYSKNVRRIQTGNSNEDNMLSTVLLSEYRRKFALEKFGIEIKPVILFKSHKIDASYEANNLFNGMIDSLTVESLRSFLISQLRSVSEEQSHTLQLAYQYYLEKDDLSTVVREIKRGFSPARILNANDSDSSSKGLLETGQYQALNSLESPNNLYRVVFAVAKLTEGWDVLNLYDIVRISNLGKMNDKRNAKSTNSEAQLIGRGARYNPFSLNQKISYQRRFDESDETASLLLETLHYHTLNEPQYIKNLMASLDKMNLATGTDEKNPPIEIKLKPSFKKTQIFQTGKLYYNETEEIPDSHYVNLRAYGIEISKLANVTYFKSTYETAYLSAEATELKTSQLRGIDIRYFKKSISRSNFFRFENLKRYLPNLKSMEDFWGENWLDLQNLTLSVTTEKETIVEDFSAMEKLKIVDNFFNLLTAQIKAGYRKARGTNRFIGYPITEYLVNYRKRIPNYDTAKQSDSYIEQKVANISFEKFDFFAYQSAIINRNEENLVNAIANHIEELREQYGDVFLVRMDENMLKGTDKVEQLKLHQFEENPREINFSGFQPDFILLLQNKYYYLQIFIEPKGEQLAEKDRWKEELLSYINDHQEDLIFEDEVDGVIIKGLKFYNQENSKQTLNQLAQVALEKPHFGGNIRLDLF, via the coding sequence ATTAAGTTTATTTCGATTCAGACGTTGACAAATGACCTATTCACACAGGCAGAAAATATCATGTCATTAAAAGATTACCAAAAGACAAATATGGTTATTCTGGCGGATGAAGCCCATCACTATTCTGCTTCTACGAAAAAGAAAAATAAAACAGAATTGGAAAAAATCTCATGGGAAAAAAGCCTATTTTCTCTTCTTCACGCACATGCTGATAATCTCTTGTTGGAATTTACAGCAACACTTGATTTTGACGATGAGACCATTTATCAAAAATATCGAGATAAGATTATTTACCGTTATACCTTGGATTCATACATCAAAGAGCGATATTCAAAAAATGTAAGACGCATTCAGACAGGGAATTCCAATGAAGATAATATGCTTAGTACCGTTCTTCTGAGTGAATATCGTCGCAAATTTGCTCTAGAAAAATTTGGGATTGAGATAAAACCAGTCATTCTTTTCAAATCACATAAAATTGATGCTTCCTATGAAGCAAATAATCTATTCAATGGGATGATTGATAGTTTGACTGTGGAAAGTTTAAGATCGTTCCTTATTTCGCAATTGAGAAGTGTATCAGAAGAGCAAAGCCATACCCTACAGCTCGCTTACCAGTATTATCTCGAAAAGGATGATCTTTCAACTGTTGTTCGAGAAATTAAGCGTGGTTTTTCACCAGCTAGAATTCTAAATGCAAATGATTCAGACAGTAGTTCAAAAGGATTGCTAGAAACAGGACAGTATCAAGCCCTCAATTCGCTTGAATCGCCTAATAATCTGTATCGTGTAGTCTTTGCCGTAGCAAAATTAACAGAAGGTTGGGATGTCCTCAATCTTTACGATATCGTTCGTATTAGCAACTTGGGAAAAATGAATGATAAAAGAAATGCTAAATCAACCAATTCCGAGGCTCAGTTGATCGGACGTGGGGCACGATACAATCCTTTCTCCTTAAATCAAAAAATTTCTTACCAAAGACGATTTGATGAATCAGATGAAACAGCAAGTCTTTTGTTGGAAACATTACACTACCATACCCTTAATGAACCACAATACATCAAGAATTTGATGGCATCACTTGACAAGATGAATCTTGCGACTGGAACTGATGAAAAAAATCCTCCAATTGAAATCAAACTAAAACCCTCTTTCAAGAAAACCCAAATCTTTCAAACAGGTAAGCTTTACTATAATGAAACTGAGGAAATTCCTGACAGTCACTATGTGAATTTACGTGCATATGGTATTGAAATTTCTAAGCTAGCCAATGTAACCTATTTTAAATCCACCTATGAAACAGCTTACCTTTCAGCTGAAGCAACAGAGTTAAAAACGTCCCAATTGAGGGGAATTGATATTCGTTATTTTAAAAAATCAATTAGCCGCTCTAACTTTTTCCGATTTGAAAATCTGAAAAGATATCTTCCAAATCTCAAGTCTATGGAAGATTTTTGGGGCGAAAATTGGCTAGATTTGCAAAATCTTACACTCTCTGTCACAACAGAAAAAGAAACCATTGTAGAAGATTTTTCTGCTATGGAAAAGCTGAAAATTGTTGATAACTTTTTTAACCTACTGACTGCCCAAATAAAGGCGGGTTATCGCAAAGCAAGAGGTACAAACCGCTTTATCGGATATCCAATTACAGAATATCTCGTTAATTATCGCAAACGAATACCTAATTATGATACAGCCAAACAGAGTGACTCCTACATTGAACAAAAAGTAGCTAATATTAGTTTTGAAAAATTTGACTTTTTTGCTTATCAATCAGCTATAATCAATAGAAATGAAGAAAATTTAGTTAATGCTATTGCCAATCATATTGAGGAACTAAGAGAACAATACGGTGATGTTTTCCTCGTTCGGATGGACGAAAACATGCTAAAAGGTACAGATAAAGTTGAACAATTGAAATTGCACCAATTTGAAGAGAATCCACGGGAAATCAATTTTTCAGGATTTCAACCAGACTTTATCCTACTTCTTCAAAATAAGTATTACTATCTTCAAATCTTCATTGAACCCAAAGGTGAACAATTGGCAGAAAAAGATAGATGGAAGGAGGAACTTCTTTCATACATCAACGACCATCAAGAAGATTTGATTTTCGAGGATGAAGTTGATGGAGTTATCATCAAAGGACTTAAATTCTATAATCAAGAAAATAGTAAACAAACACTCAATCAATTAGCACAGGTGGCTCTTGAAAAACCACATTTTGGTGGAAATATTAGGCTGGACTTATTCTAA
- the glmS gene encoding glutamine--fructose-6-phosphate transaminase (isomerizing) has product MCGIVGVVGNTNATDILIQGLEKLEYRGYDSAGIFVLGGAENHLVKAVGRIAELSAKTTGVEGTTGIGHTRWATHGKPTEDNAHPHRSETERFVLVHNGVIENYLEIKEEYLAGHHFKGQTDTEIAVHLIGKFAEEDGLSVLEAFKKALHIIRGSYAFALIDSENPDVIYVAKNKSPLLIGLGDGYNMVCSDAMAMIRETNQYMEIHDQELVIVKADSVEVQDYDGNSRERASYTAELDLSDIGKGTYPYYMLKEIDEQPTVMRKLIQAYTDEVGQVVVDPAIIKAVQEADRIYILAAGTSYHAGFASKKMLEELTDTPVELGISSEWGYGMPLLSKKPLFIFISQSGETADSRQVLVKANEMGIPSLTVTNVPGSTLSREANHTMLLHAGPEIAVASTKAYTAQIAALAFLAKAVGEANGNAKAQAFDLIRELSIVAQSIEATLSEKETIDTKVRELLETTRNAFYIGRGQDYYVAMEASLKLKEISYIQCEGFAAGELKHGTIALIEEGTPVLALLSDPVLANHTRGNIQEVAARGAKVLTIAEENVAKETDDIVLTTVHPYLSPISMVVPTQLVAYFATLHRGLDVDKPRNLAKSVTVE; this is encoded by the coding sequence ATGTGTGGAATTGTCGGTGTTGTTGGAAACACAAATGCAACTGATATTTTGATTCAAGGGCTTGAGAAACTCGAATACCGTGGCTATGATTCTGCGGGAATTTTTGTCCTAGGTGGTGCTGAAAATCACCTAGTCAAGGCTGTAGGGCGTATCGCAGAATTGTCTGCTAAAACTACTGGCGTTGAGGGAACAACTGGTATCGGACATACGCGTTGGGCGACTCATGGGAAACCAACCGAGGACAATGCTCACCCACATCGCTCTGAGACTGAACGTTTTGTCTTGGTGCACAATGGAGTGATTGAGAACTACCTCGAAATCAAGGAAGAATACCTTGCAGGTCACCACTTCAAGGGGCAAACAGATACGGAAATCGCCGTTCACTTGATTGGAAAATTTGCGGAAGAAGATGGTCTCTCAGTTCTTGAAGCCTTCAAAAAAGCCCTTCACATCATCCGTGGTTCTTATGCCTTCGCCTTGATTGACTCTGAAAATCCAGATGTCATCTATGTCGCTAAGAACAAATCACCACTTTTGATTGGTCTTGGAGATGGCTACAATATGGTCTGCTCAGATGCTATGGCAATGATTCGTGAGACCAACCAATACATGGAAATTCATGACCAAGAGTTGGTAATTGTCAAGGCTGACAGTGTTGAAGTGCAAGACTATGATGGCAATAGCCGTGAGCGTGCTAGCTACACTGCTGAACTTGATTTGTCTGATATCGGTAAGGGAACTTACCCTTACTATATGCTCAAGGAAATCGATGAGCAACCAACGGTGATGCGTAAACTCATTCAAGCCTACACGGATGAGGTGGGTCAAGTAGTGGTAGACCCAGCTATCATCAAGGCTGTTCAAGAGGCGGATCGCATCTACATCCTTGCGGCTGGAACTTCTTACCACGCAGGATTTGCTTCTAAGAAGATGCTGGAAGAATTGACGGATACACCAGTGGAGCTTGGAATCTCATCTGAGTGGGGCTACGGTATGCCACTTCTCAGCAAGAAACCTCTCTTCATCTTCATCAGCCAGTCTGGTGAAACAGCGGATAGCCGTCAGGTTTTGGTCAAGGCCAATGAAATGGGGATTCCAAGCTTGACAGTTACAAACGTGCCAGGATCAACTCTTTCACGTGAAGCCAACCATACCATGCTCCTTCACGCGGGTCCTGAAATCGCGGTGGCTTCAACTAAGGCTTATACAGCGCAAATTGCAGCCCTTGCCTTTCTTGCAAAAGCAGTTGGAGAAGCAAATGGCAATGCTAAAGCACAAGCTTTTGATCTGATTCGTGAGTTGTCTATCGTGGCTCAGTCTATCGAAGCAACTCTTTCTGAGAAAGAAACGATTGATACTAAAGTTCGTGAGCTTCTTGAAACCACTCGCAACGCTTTTTACATCGGACGTGGTCAAGACTACTATGTAGCCATGGAAGCTAGTCTCAAGCTCAAAGAGATTTCTTACATCCAGTGTGAAGGTTTTGCGGCTGGAGAACTCAAGCACGGAACCATTGCCTTGATTGAAGAAGGAACGCCTGTCTTGGCCCTCTTGTCAGATCCGGTCCTTGCCAACCATACTCGTGGAAATATCCAAGAGGTCGCAGCTCGTGGTGCCAAAGTCCTTACCATCGCAGAAGAGAATGTTGCTAAAGAAACAGACGATATCGTCCTTACGACCGTACACCCTTACCTCTCACCAATCTCAATGGTCGTACCAACGCAGTTGGTTGCTTACTTTGCAACCCTCCACCGTGGTCTTGATGTGGACAAACCGCGTAACCTTGCTAAGTCAGTAACAGTAGAATAA
- a CDS encoding EamA family transporter, which translates to MWFFFALLSAVFAALTSILAKIGIEGVPSNLATAIRTVVVILMAWAMVFLTNSQTEIVNISRKSWLFLILSGLATGASWLCYYKALQMGNATEVSAVDKFSLVITLVLAFFLLQDVLTFKTIIGCILITIGTLVMIL; encoded by the coding sequence ATGTGGTTTTTCTTCGCACTTTTATCTGCTGTCTTTGCAGCCTTAACTTCTATTTTAGCCAAAATTGGGATTGAGGGAGTACCGTCCAATCTAGCAACAGCCATTCGTACGGTCGTCGTCATTCTTATGGCTTGGGCTATGGTTTTCCTGACCAATAGTCAGACTGAAATTGTCAACATCAGTAGAAAAAGTTGGCTCTTTCTCATCCTATCTGGATTGGCAACAGGTGCCTCCTGGCTCTGCTACTACAAGGCCTTGCAGATGGGTAATGCGACTGAGGTATCTGCTGTCGATAAGTTTAGTCTCGTCATTACACTCGTTTTAGCCTTTTTCTTGCTACAGGATGTCCTGACGTTTAAAACAATCATTGGCTGTATCCTGATTACGATTGGAACCTTGGTGATGATTTTGTAA
- a CDS encoding sugar transferase — MKVHFTNLFGQASTSVALMAQNNVMKIVREFGVNELGIYFYDASHEPWGELNSRMDGIVAGVSYGDVVFFQSPSWNSVEWDNHLVEKLKLSHVKIVMFIHDVQPLMFESNYYLMKAHIDMYNKCDVVVVPSEQMYQKLVSEGLTVKNYVVQKLWDLPHGLELYTPKFEKKLIFSGDPSRFPHIVDWKHSTPLHVYATRAEGVDYSKVHLEGWRTQQELLLELSKGGGFGLVWGNSENPAEERDYYKENVSYKLTTYLAAGIPVVVPDYLSNADYIREKGLGFVVSSLEEASRLVQECTAEEYDQMVTRAKYTAYLIKNGYFTKKLFIDSMMLLD, encoded by the coding sequence ATGAAAGTACATTTCACAAATTTATTTGGGCAAGCATCAACGAGTGTGGCCTTAATGGCGCAGAACAATGTCATGAAAATTGTTCGAGAGTTTGGAGTTAATGAGCTGGGGATCTATTTTTATGATGCAAGCCATGAACCGTGGGGAGAACTGAACTCGCGGATGGATGGAATTGTCGCGGGTGTATCTTATGGAGATGTCGTTTTTTTCCAATCTCCTTCATGGAATAGTGTTGAATGGGACAATCACTTGGTAGAAAAGTTAAAGCTTTCTCATGTAAAAATAGTGATGTTTATCCATGATGTTCAGCCACTAATGTTTGAGAGCAATTATTATCTTATGAAGGCTCACATTGACATGTATAACAAGTGTGATGTGGTGGTAGTACCATCAGAACAAATGTACCAGAAACTCGTTTCAGAAGGATTAACCGTCAAGAACTATGTTGTTCAAAAACTTTGGGATCTTCCCCATGGTTTGGAACTCTATACTCCAAAATTTGAGAAAAAATTAATCTTCTCAGGAGACCCATCTCGTTTTCCACATATTGTTGACTGGAAACACAGTACCCCCCTTCATGTTTATGCTACGAGAGCAGAGGGAGTAGATTATTCAAAAGTCCATCTTGAAGGGTGGCGAACTCAGCAGGAATTATTGTTGGAGTTGTCTAAAGGAGGAGGCTTTGGCCTAGTATGGGGAAATTCCGAAAATCCTGCGGAAGAGCGTGACTACTACAAAGAAAATGTTTCTTATAAGTTGACAACTTATCTAGCCGCGGGTATTCCGGTGGTTGTACCAGACTATCTTTCTAATGCGGACTACATCCGTGAAAAAGGTTTGGGCTTTGTCGTGTCCAGTTTGGAAGAAGCTAGCCGCCTGGTTCAGGAATGTACGGCAGAAGAGTATGATCAAATGGTCACAAGAGCAAAATATACAGCTTACTTAATAAAAAATGGTTATTTCACAAAGAAATTGTTTATTGATTCCATGATGCTCTTAGATTAG
- a CDS encoding nucleotidyltransferase family protein: protein MSTMKNEQEILDSVSENPDMMAILTIIRNLGLKDSWLAAGSVRNFIWNLFSDKTPFDHETDVDVIFFDPDVSYEETVSLEKKLREDFPQYQWELKNQVYMHLHSPHTAPYTSSSDAMSKYPESCTAVGLRLHADATLELFAPYGLEDILKFQVSPTPYFLENEDRMKLYQERLFKKKWQEKWKNLTFSNL from the coding sequence ATGAGTACAATGAAAAATGAACAAGAAATCCTAGATAGTGTTAGTGAAAATCCTGATATGATGGCTATTCTGACCATCATCCGTAACCTTGGTTTGAAAGACTCTTGGCTGGCAGCTGGCTCGGTTCGAAATTTTATCTGGAATCTCTTTTCAGACAAAACCCCTTTTGACCATGAAACAGATGTGGATGTGATTTTCTTTGATCCAGATGTTTCTTATGAGGAAACAGTATCCCTAGAGAAAAAGCTGAGAGAAGATTTCCCTCAGTATCAGTGGGAGTTGAAAAATCAGGTCTATATGCACCTACACAGTCCCCACACTGCACCCTACACGAGTTCTAGTGATGCTATGAGTAAGTATCCCGAGAGCTGCACGGCGGTAGGCCTTCGCTTGCATGCTGACGCAACTTTAGAGCTCTTTGCCCCCTATGGTCTAGAGGATATTTTAAAGTTTCAGGTTTCCCCGACTCCTTATTTCCTAGAGAATGAAGACCGAATGAAACTCTATCAAGAGCGGTTGTTCAAGAAAAAATGGCAAGAAAAATGGAAAAATCTGACTTTCTCAAATCTCTAA